ACGCCCATTAGGTAAACAATTTCAAGCCGCAGATAAACAAGGAATTAGATTTTGTGTAATTATTGGTGCTGATGAAGCCGCAGCGCAAAAATCATCGCTCAAAGATTTGCAAACAGGCGAACAAACAGAAGTAGCATTAGCAGATTTAGCGGAGGAAGTTAAACGCAGACTAGTATAAGTAATTAATAGGCAGGGTGCTATGAACAAACCAATCAAAAGGGCATTTTTAGATACTGAAGATGGACAAATTCTTTATCGCATTAGTGGTGAGGGAGAACCTCTGCTTTTACTTCATCAAAACTTCAGAAGTAGTGATGAATTTCGTGAGTTAATACCAATTTTTGCTCAGAAAAGATTAGTCATTGCTATGGACTTATTAGGGTTAGGAGATTCTGATAAACCGCCAAGAATGTATTCAATTGAGGATTATGCAAAAACTATTATTTTACTCCTAGACGAACTAGGAATCAAAACTGCAAGTATTCTTGGAAACCATACAGGAGCTTATATTGCAGCAGAAGTAGCAGCAGCTTACTCTGAGAGAATCGAGAAAATTATATTATGCAATATAGATAATTTTAGCGAAGAAGGAAAAGCAGCTATCTCCAAAATGTGTGAAAATTTGAATATAAAAGTGGATGGTTCATACCTTATGGAAAGGTGGTTAGCTAGATCAGGTTATATAAATTATGCTGAATTAAAACATCGTTGGCTTTTAGATGAATTAAAATGTTTTGGTTATCCTTGGTATGCACCTTTGGCTGTTATCGACTATTGCCAAAAAATGGAGGCAAGATTCCGTTTAATTAAATCTCCTACATTAATATTAT
This window of the Nostoc sp. HK-01 genome carries:
- a CDS encoding alpha/beta hydrolase fold protein → MNKPIKRAFLDTEDGQILYRISGEGEPLLLLHQNFRSSDEFRELIPIFAQKRLVIAMDLLGLGDSDKPPRMYSIEDYAKTIILLLDELGIKTASILGNHTGAYIAAEVAAAYSERIEKIILCNIDNFSEEGKAAISKMCENLNIKVDGSYLMERWLARSGYINYAELKHRWLLDELKCFGYPWYAPLAVIDYCQKMEARFRLIKSPTLILSGTEDLKEIEKLGFAKTDNRKFILTAVPHAKMVDIEDGNMSMMNQKPTEISKLVIKFLEEN